Proteins encoded together in one Mus caroli chromosome 4, CAROLI_EIJ_v1.1, whole genome shotgun sequence window:
- the Lypla2 gene encoding acyl-protein thioesterase 2, translated as MCGNTMSVPLLTDAATVSGAERETAAVIFLHGLGDTGHSWADALSTIRLPHVKYICPHAPRIPVTLNMKMVMPSWFDLMGLSPDAPEDEAGIKKAAENIKALIEHEMKNGIPANRIVLGGFSQGGALSLYTALTCPHPLAGIVALSCWLPLHRNFPQAANGSAKDLAILQCHGELDPMVPVRFGALTAEKLRTVVTPARVQFKTYPGVMHSSCPQEMAAVKEFLEKLLPPV; from the exons ATGTGTGGTAACACCATGTCTGTGCCCCTGCTCACCGACGCAGCCACCGTGTCTGGAGCTGAGCGGGAAACGGCCGCG GTTATTTTTTTACATGGACTTGGAGACACAGG GCACAGCTGGGCTGACGCCCTCTCCACCATCCGGCTTCCTCATGTCAAGTACATCTGTCCCCATGC GCCCAGGATCCCTGTGACACTCAACATGAAGATGGTGATGCCCTCCTG GTTTGACCTGATGGGGCTGAGTCCGGATGCCCCAGAGGATGAAGCTGGCATCAAGAAGGCCGCAGAGAACA TCAAGGCTTTGATTGAACATGAGATGAAGAACGGGATTCCTGCCAACCGGATCGTCCTGGGTGGCTTCTCGCAG GGTGGGGCCCTGTCCCTCTATACAGCACTTACCTGCCCCCACCCTCTGGCTGGCATCGTGGCATTGAGCTGCTGGCTGCCTCTGCACCGAAACTTCCCCCAA GCAGCCAATGGCAGTGCCAAGGACCTGGCCATTCTTCAGTGCCACGGGGAGCTGGACCCCATGGTACCTGTTCGGTTTGGGGCCCTGACAGCTGAGAAGCTCCGGACTGTTGTCACACCTGCCAGGGTCCAGTTTAAGACATACCCAGGTGTCATGCACAGCTCCTGTCCTCAG gagatGGCAGCTGTAAAGGAATTTCTGGAGAAACTTCTGCCTCCGGTCTAA